The following proteins are encoded in a genomic region of Rattus rattus isolate New Zealand chromosome 2, Rrattus_CSIRO_v1, whole genome shotgun sequence:
- the LOC116893829 gene encoding 60S ribosomal protein L7a: protein MPKGKKAKGKKVAPAPAVVKKQEAKKVVNPLFEKRPKNFGIGQDIQPKRDLTRFVKWPRYIRLQRQRAILYKRLKVPPAINQFTQALDRQTATQLLKLAHKYRPETKQEKKQRLLARAEKKAAGKGDVPTKRPLVLGAGVNTVTTLVENKKAQLVVIAHDVDPIELVVFLPALCRKMGVPYCIIKGKARLGRLVHRKTCTTVAFTQVNSEDKGALAKLVEAIRTNYNDRYEEIRRHRGGNVLGPKSVARIAKLEKAKAKELATKLG from the coding sequence atgcccaaaggaaagaaggccaaggggaagaaggtggccccggcccctgccgtggtcaagaaacaagaggccaaaaaggtggtcaatcctttgtttgagaaaaggcctaagaacttcggcattgggcaggacatccagcccaaaagagatctcacgcgcttcgtcaaatggccccgctacatcaggctgcagcggcaaagagccatcctctataagcggctcaaagtacctcctgccatcaaccagttcacccaggccctggacaggcaaacagcgactcagctgcttaagcttgcccacaagtacaggccagagacaaagcaggagaagaagcagaggctgctggcccgcgctgagaagaaagctgctggcaaaggggacgtcccaactaagagaccactTGTCCTaggagcaggggtcaatacagtcaccactttggtggagaacaagaaggctcagctggtggtgattgcccatgatgtagaccccattgagctggtggttttcctgcctgccctgtgtcgaaagatgggggtgccctactgcatcatcaagggaaaggccaggctggggcgcctggtccacaggaagacgtgcaccactgttgccttcacacaggtgaactcggaagacaagggtgctctggctaagctggtggaagctattaggaccaattacaaTGACAGATATGAAGAGATCCGCCGCCACaggggaggcaacgtcctgggtcctaagtctgtggctcgcattgccaagctggaaaaggcaaaggctaaagaactcgccactaagctgggttaa